A stretch of DNA from Vanrija pseudolonga chromosome 6, complete sequence:
CAGCCTGGCGAGAAACCAGCAACCACTTCATCACCtccgcccccaccccaccccacaaaACCCACCTCAACAAGGTTCATGTTGGGCATGatggccttgacctcgcggatgatcttggccttggcggccgcgtcgatcttctcgagcttgagcgtgAAGATGGTCTTCTCCTTGGGCTTCTCCTCAGcgggcgcctcggccgcagGCGCGGCAGCACCGGCTGCTGGGGCCGCAGAGGCGGCAGGGAGGGCGACCTCGGTGATGTTGAGGCGGGTCTGAGGGTTTGGTCAGTacgctgcgcgagcggagcgagcgggtgTGTGGAGGGATGTCGAGCAGGCAGAGCAGGAGTAGCCGTCCACGCTGTGATACGCAGCGCGCACCGCTATACGCagctccccttcctccctcaTCTCCAACCCTCAACCCTCCCGCCACCAGCAGGACCCACCTTGAGCGCCGAAACGAGCTCGGAAACCTCGAGAAGCGTCAAGCCCTCAACCGAGTCGACGATCGACTTGATTTTaggcgcgacgggcgcggcggcagcggcggcctcctcgcggacgatgcgcgaggccgagaaggcgcgCGCGACTGGGCGGtatgagcgcgacgacgaggcgcggagggcggcgcggaagACGGGGGCCTGCGGGGTGTCAGTCAGTTGTTGGCTTCGGTGGGTGTGGTTTTCGAAGGAAGGACGCTGAGCCGGCGGGTAGGTCGTgtgggctgcgcgcgccgagtcggtgtGCGTTTCATGCCGGTACCCGCCGATTACTCGCTCCGACCTGTGCTTGGACACTAACGCTCATGTTTTGTGGTGTATGTGGAGaggttgttgtggtgggtgtCAAGCAGCAGTCTTTGCCTGCCTGCCGAACGAGCCGTTCGGAGCTGGTCGTTGAAATCTCGAGGCGGAGCCAGGCGGCATGCCACTGGTCCACCGAAAAAAACGCCGGGCTGGgttgggtgggcgggcgtaCGACCCAGGGTGTGATCCGCAGGGGGCACCCTCAAGAGGAGTGATCCGCACTTCGCCACGTGGATTTGATTCCGCTAAATATCCAGCTCGCATAGTGTAGGTGGTTATCACTGGTCGTTGTGGTTTAGTCTGCTTCCGACCCGACCGCTGTTCGACTCAGCGTGCGAGCACTCCTTCATGGTTTTTGTTGCATGGTCGTGACGGCagggcgcgagggcgagggggcaCGCGCAACGTCATTGTGTTTCGTGTTGACGAGGGCAACAACTTTGCTTCTGCTCTCTGTTCTCCAACTACCTCCTTCCTCTTCTCCACTCgacacgcacgcgccgcgagctcacCAACGCCCCCCCAACCCATGGCATCCCCCGACCCCATCGCCAACGGCGtccggccgcgcgcgcccccctcgtccccgcccttgtcgtcgacgg
This window harbors:
- the MNP1 gene encoding 54S ribosomal protein L12, mitochondrial, translating into MSAPVFRAALRASSSRSYRPVARAFSASRIVREEAAAAAAPVAPKIKSIVDSVEGLTLLEVSELVSALKTRLNITEVALPAASAAPAAGAAAPAAEAPAEEKPKEKTIFTLKLEKIDAAAKAKIIREVKAIMPNMNLVEAKKFVESVPQTLKENVPKEEAEKLKKTLEGLGATVSLA